ACCGGATGACGTCGCGACGCACAGCCGCAGGCACCTGCCGGTAGGCACGGACGGCTGCCCGCCGCTCCGCTTGGCCCTGTCCTGCTTGATCAATCACGCCAGATGATCTACCGACTCCGCAGGCATGTGTCAACCATCAAATTGACTGCGCATCTGGGCCGTCCATGGGCCCGTCTGGGCCGTCGCCGGGCCGTCTAGCGCCGACCAATGACGACCAGCGACGACCGGCAGCGCCCCAAGGAACAGCAGGTCCGCCCCCGCGTCAGGGCGGCTGGCCTGGTGGGCGACGGACGAGTCGACCTGTACGCCGGATATTGGTTCTGGTGCATACTGAGCGCCCCAGGATGAGGACGGTGGCAGTGGCGACGACGGGACTCGACGAGGCCATTGCGCGGATCCAGGGCAGCGGTGGCTACCGCAGCGTGGTTTGGGGATACCGATGCCTTGCCGTCGGGTTGATCTTCGGTCTGTTGGTCCTGGTGTCGACGCTCGTTCGTTCCCTGCCGGTGACGATGATGTTGTTCGCCATGGCAGCACTGGCGATCACCGCTGGTGTGTGTCTCTGCTGGGCGGGCATGATCAAGCTGCGGGTCGATCGGTTGATGCCGCGCGGCGGGACCAACCGTCATCGAGCCCTGATGCGAGGACTGTGGCGAGACGTGGTCAAACCAGTGCAGCGCAACGGGCACAGGTAGCAGCTGACAGCAGCGGCGACAGCAACGGGCCAAGACGAAGGCGACCAGGGCTGGCCGCCGGCGGACGGTCGCCCGAGGTCGTGGACGTGCCCGAACACCCCTGGACGAAGCGCTCAGAACTTGTAAGCGAGATGTAGCCGCGGGGTTCGGCTGTCCTGGTCGTAACCGCCGCTGGCTCAGTCGTCGCAGAAGGAGTCCTCGTACTTGGGCCAGAAGGTGACCTCGACGCTGTAGTAGCCGGGCCGACCGGCTTCATCGCGGAAGACGCTCAACCATAGGCAACGATCCCGCAGCGTCTTCATGGCGAATACAAGCCGCCGGTCTGAGACGTCGAACGTCCACCCCGACTCGCGGGCAACCGCCTCATAGTGGCCTCGAATCTCCTCGTCCGACAGGTCACTGCGATACTCGACGGTCACCTCGCCGAAGATCTTGCTCTCACTGTCGCGGCGACCGTCGGCGCACGGCTGCTGCACGGTCGGCCCGCCAATCGACGAAGCGCCTGCCGGCACCCGCTGAAACACCGCCTCATCATCTAGCTTCGTCGGCTCGTCTGGTGCGGCGATGCACCCGCCCGTGATCGGTGAGAGAAGCGTGTAGACCGCCTTAGCCACGACAGGTCGCGCGAGGTAGCCACCGACAGCGCATACGACGAGCATGACGGCGAGGCTGGCCGCAATCCGCAAGAACCGCGCTCGCCAACGAGGATGGGGCTCGCCATTCACGACGTTCACCCTACGCAGCGACTGCATTGGATTGGTGCCCGCTTGGCAACGTGCGTACGAGGCCCAGGCCGTCGGCGACCGCATCCGGTACAAGTTTCGGGCTACGGCGGAGACGACCAAGCCGAGGGCTGGAGGCAGCGACGAGGCAGCAGGCCCTTTGATCTAGGCGGGTAGGAGGCAGCAGAGAACATCTCGCGTCAGCTGCTCGGTCGCACTGGTCGACAACGCCCGGCACGAGTCGACGAGCTGTGTCCGCTTCCCCCCGGCGGGGGTCGGAGCCCTTGGAGGGCACCAAGATCAGGCCGTCTCCAAGCCGTCTGAGGTGAACCAACGGCGACCACGGATGACCGTCGATGACCTGTCCAAGCCCAGGTCACAGGGCGTCTCGTCCAGTTTGATCGGCTGCACACCCGCGCTAGATCAATACCGCTGGAAGTAAGTGCTCGCTTAAAAATCACCCAGATCCTGAGTCACGTCACCTGCCGCTCGCCGGGAGAACCCGCCGGATAGGTTCGTCGATGGCGGTACCGGTACGTGCGGCCCGCGCGGCACCCCAGTCGTAGAGGGCCTGCAGCACCGGGGCCAGGCTGAGTCCTTCCTCGGTGAGCCGGTAGTCGACATGAGGTGGTGTGGTCTCGTGGTCGTGCCGCACCACGAGCCCGTCGGACTCCAGCTCGCGCAGACGCTGGGTCAGCATCTTCTCGCTCACCCCCGGCATCCGGCGGCGCAGTTCGCCATAGCGGTGTACGCCCTCCTTGAGATGAGCCAGGATCACCGGCCGCCATTTGCCGCCGATGACGTCGACGGCCAGCTCGACCGGGCAGTGGTATCGCTCGGGCATCGTGGGCCCCCTTCAGGCACGTACCAGATGGTGCGTACTTGATCGCCGTCGCTCTGGATGTTGGGCTGTCCCCATGGTCATCGAGTACATCAGGTACCGCGTACCGCAGGATCGGCTGGACGGCTTCGAGGCGGCGTACGAGCGGGCCGCTGGCGCGCTACGCGCTGCGCCGCAGTGCGTGGACTACGAGTTGAGCCGCTGCCTGGACGATCCCGCCTGTTACGTGCTGCGCATCGCCTGGACATCGGTGGACGAGCACCTGAAGGGGTTTCGGGGCGGCCCGGTGTTCGGGCAGTTCTTCGCCGCGATCAAGCCGTACGTCGAGGACATCGAGGAGATGCGGCACTACGCCCAAACCTCGGTTTCCGGCCCTGGTGGCGCCGCGCCGCCGAGCTTGTACGAGTGGGCCGGCGGCACCGACGCGTTCATGAAGCTCTGCGACGCGTTCTACCGCCTGGCCCGCTCCGACGACCTGCTCGCGCCGATGTTCGCGAGCATGGACCCCGACCACGCCCGGTACATAGCTGTATGGCTTGCCGAGGTCTTCGGCGGACCGACCACCTACACAGTGGAGCACGGCGGCTATCCCCACATGGTCGGCCTGCACGTGGGTAGGGCGATCAGCGAGGCGCAGCGGCGGCGGTGGGTCAACCTGATGATGGACGCCGCCGACGAGGTCGGCCTACCCGACGATCCGGAGTTCCGTGCCGCCTTCACGAGCTACCTGGAGTGGGGCAGCCGGTTGGCGGTAAGCAATTCCCAACCCGACGCGAACCCGATCCAGCAGGCGCCGGTACCACGCTGGGGCTGGGGTGTGGCGCCGCCTTACCAGGGATGACCGGCATCCCGCCCGACCCCGTCCCAGCGTGGACCGGACCGCCCGTCAGACGGGGTAGGTGCGGGCGACCGCCAGCATCTCGGAGCTGTGCGAGCCGACGATGCCGACGGCCGGCGGTCGGGGCCGGAATCCGGGCAGCCCTTCCAGGCCGTCACTGGCGTCCATCGCCCGCAACGCCACCTGCCCGGCGATCGGTCGCAGGGTCAGCGTGACCTCGATTCCCTCCGCCGGCGGGGCGTGGAAGATCAGCCCGAAGCCCCACCGACCGTCGCGGGGCTCCACCGGCACCGACCGGCCGGACACCTCGGCCCGCAGCACGGTGGCGGTCGACGTGTCGACGTGCAGGGTGGCGAGGCGGACCTCCCGCTGCGGGGTGAGCCGCAGCCGGAGCGTGCGTTCCCCGCCGGAGCCGGAGCCGGAGCCGGAGCCCGAGTCGGCGAGCACCTCCAGCTTCGGCGCCGGCAGGTTCGCCGGCTGCGCCGGGCCGGTCCGCAGCTCACCGTCGCCGAGGCCCGGGAAGTCGTCGCCGACGTCGGTCACCCCGTCCACGTAGCCGTCCGTCCACGGTTGCGGGTCTGTCTCGTGGCTCAGCCAGCGGGCCTGGCCGGTGCCGGCGTCCATGGCGTACATCAGGTGGGTGGGCGCGGGGTGGGCGGCGTCGAACCGGTCGACGGCCAGCCCGACCCCGGCGAGCACCACCGCCGCCACGGCGGCGGCCCCGGCCGGCAGCATCGCGAGCCGTCGGGCCCGCAGCGCCCGCATTCCCCGTTGGCCGCCGGCCTGCGGGTACAGCAGGTCGACCACCGGAAGCGCGGTGAGGCCGAGCAGCACCGCGACCAGGGCGGCCACCCCGCCCATGGCCATCCCCAGCGCGGGGAAGAGCAGCACCACGGTGGGCAGCAAAATCATCACGCCGACGGCCGCGGCGGCCGTCACCGCCACCACCGGCCACGGCCCGGTCTGCCGGGTACGCAACGCGAGCAGGCCGCCGAGCGCGCCGGCCAGCGCCGGCAGGGTGGTGAGGTACGCCCCGCCGGGCACCGCCACGGCGAGCAGCACCCCGAGCAGGGCCAACCAGGCCAGCCCGCCGAACGCGAGCGCGGCCGGGCCGATCCGGCGGCGCAGCAGCGCGTACCAGGTGAACAGGATGGCGGCGGCGAGCGCCAGCACGGCCAGCCGGTACCAGATCGGCCGGTACGGGTCGAGGAGTTCGGCGTACCCCGGTCGGATCGCGGTGATCGCCATCCAGAGCAGTTGCGCGGCCAGCGGCGCGGCCACGATCGGCACCAGTGCCAGTCCGAAGCCGGTGGCGAGCCGGCCGGTGCTGGCCCGGCCCCGCCGCCGGGTCAGCCAGCCGAGCGCGGCCACGCCGAGCACCGCGAGCAGTGCCAGCGGCAGGGTGAGCCAGCCGGGGTAGCGGACCAGCCCGCCGGGGACCGGGAAGTAGGTGGCGTCGTGCCCGGAGCGCAGGTCGGTCAGGTCGGTGCGACCGAACTCCCGGGCCAGGCCCAGCGCGTTGTCCCCGTGCTGCTGGAGGCTGCTCCGGTCCATGGCGGCCGGGGTGTCCAGCGGCGTGTGGTAGATCGCGCCGCCGTCGATGTACGCCGAGTTCAGCCCGACGAATCTGCGGTCCAGGAACGCGGTGAAGTCGGTGTCGTTGGGCAGCGCGCGGTAGATCTCCACCGCGAAGGAGGTGCCGACCGGGTGCGGGGCGGCCCGGCCGAAGACGTCCACCATCTTCGCGTTGTTCCGGGACGTCTCGAACATGATGACCGGGCCGGTGGAGCCGCGCGCCTCCAGGTTGAGCACCACCCCGCCGTCGGCCGCCAGCGGATGGCTGGCGGCGAACGCGGACGCGCCGCAGAGGCAGGCCTCCTCGGCGTCGGTCAGCACGAAGACGATGTCGTTGCGCGGCCGGGGGCCGGCCGCCAGCGCCCGGGCCACCTCCAGGATCGCCGAGGTGCCGGCCGCGTCGTCGTTGCCGCCCGGGCCGGTCTGCACCGAGTCGTAGTGGGCGACCAGGAAGACCCGGCCGGTCGGGTCGGTGCCGGGCATCCGGGCCACCACGTTGCGGACCCGGGCCACTGTGGCCCCGCCCGCGGCCCCGCTGAGCTGGCCGGCTTCCGGGGCGACAGTGTCCTGCACCTCGGTCTCCAGGCCCAGACCGCGGAGCTGCTGCTCGATGTGCGCGCGGACCTGGTCGTTGGCCGGGCTGCCGGCGACGTGTGACCGGGCCGCGATGACCTGGACGTCCTCGTACGCCCGGGTGGCGCTGAACTCGTCGGCGGGCGCGTCGGCGGGCGTCGGGGCCGGGGTGCGCAGGTCGAGCAGGCTGCCGGCGCCGACGGCGGCCAGCGCGACGAGGGCGGCCGCGGCGGCCGTGAGCCGCCGGCGGGGCCGGGCCAGCGCGCGGTCGGCGGCGGGTACGCCCGGACCCGGGCGAACCGGCATGCCCGTCGCGGCGGGGGTGGGGGGTGCGCCCACGGGAACTCCTCGGGATGGTGGGGCCTGGGGTGGGATCATCCTGCCCTCCGGCAGCCCCGGGTGGGACGGCCGGTCGGGCAGTGGTCGGGTGGGACGGCCGGATGCCCGAGCGTCCACCGTGCCCGGTTTGTCCTTCGGCGGGGCAGTGATGCGGCCCATCCCCGGCCGCGCCGAGGCCGTCGTGTTGTGTGTGACCGTTGTCTAATACAGGATCAGCAGGGCACTCGGAAGGAGCCCGACATCACCAGCGATCTCCCGCGTCTCGCGGCGGTGGCCCGGCCGCACCGGGGAGCCGGCATGGCCGGTTCCCCCGTCGTGCCGTACCCGCACGGCGGCCTGGCGCGGCACGTCAACCTGCCGCCCGGTGAGCGGTTGCGGGTGCTGCTGGTGGAGGACGACGAGGGCGACGCCTTCCTGGTCGGCGAGCTGCTGGCCGAAACGAACTCGATGATCGACCTGCTGGTCGCCAGTAGTCTCAGCGAGGCGCGGCAGCGGATGATCGGCGTCGACTGTGTCCTGCTCGACCTGGGCCTGCCGGACGCGCAGGGCCTGGACGGGCTGCGTCAGGTGCTGGAGATGTCCAGCGGCGCCGCGGTCTGCGTGCTGACCGGCCGCTCGGACGAGCACCTGGGCATCGTGGCGGTCGCCGAAGGTGCGCAGGACTACCTGGTCAAGGGTCAGGTGGACGGGGTGCTGCTGACCCGGGCGCTGCGCTACGCGGTGGAGCGCAAGCGCGCCGACGTGAACGCCCGCCGGCTGCGCGAGGTCGAGCTGCGTCAGGCCGAGTCGGCTCGGCTCGAACGCGGCCTGCTGCCCCAGCCACTGATGTCGACCGACCAGGTGGCCGTGCACACCTTCTACCGGCCGGGCCGGCACGCCGCGCTGATCGGCGGGGACTTCTTCGACGTGGTGCAGACCCGTCCGGACCGCCTCGACCTGATCGTCGGGGACGTCTGCGGGCACGGTGTGGACGAGGCCGCGCTCGGCGTGGAGCTGCGGGTGGCCTGGCGGGCCCTGGTGCTGGCCAAGGTGCCGGACGACGAGGTCCTGCCGGCGCTGGAGCAGGTGCTGATGAGCGAGCGCCGCCTCCAGGAGATCTTCGCGACGGTGGCCACCACCCGACTCGACCTGGACGCCAACCGGGCGACCGTTCGGCTCGCCGGGCATCCGCCGCCGCTGCTGCTCGCGAACGGGCGGGTCGCCCCGGTGCCGGCGCCCGGTGGTCTGCTGTTGGGCGTACGACCCCGTCGGCCGATCGCCTACGACCTGGAGTTCGACACAGATGACTGGTCCCTGCTGATGTACACCGACGGCCTGATCGAGGGGCGGGTGGGCGAGGGCAACGAGCGGCTCGACGTGCCGGGCCTGTGCGGGCTGCTCGACGAGCCGGCCGACCGTGACGTGTCGTTGCCCGAACTGCCGGCATGGCTGGTCGGCCGGGCCGAGCAGATCAACGGTGGCCCGCTCGCCGACGACGTGGCGATGCTGCTGGTCAGCCGGGGCGGTGGCCGGTGACGCCGGTGTTCGGCGGCTGGAGTCTGCGCCGCCGGGTCATCACCCTGCTCACCATCGTGGGCGTGCTGCTGATCGGCCTGGCCGGGGCCGAGGCGGCGATGGCCGCGCGCAACCGCACCCAGATCGACGCGATCCTGAACGAGACCGGCCCGCTGCGGGTGCAGGCGCAGGAGTTGCTCAACGCGGTGCTCGACCAGGAGACGGCGGTCCGGGGGTACGCCGTCAGCGGTGACCAGAACGACCTGGGCCCGTACCAGGCGGGGCTCGACCAGGAGAAGAAGGTCGTCGCCGCGATGCAGGCACTGCTCGACAACTACCCGCAGATCGGTCAGGAACTCCGGACCGTCGAAGAGCGGGCCGAGCAGTGGCGGCAGTCGGTGGCGGTGCCGGTGATCAGCACCACCGAGCAGAGCGGCACCAGCGCGGGTCAGGCGTTGGTGACCGAACAGGCCCGGCAGCAGTTCGACGAGGTCCGGGCGGCGATCGACGACCTCCAGCAGGAGATCCTGGCGGCCCGGGAACAGTCCGCGGCTGACGTACGCAACAGCAGCAACCTGCTGGTCGCACTCTTGATCATTGCCGCGTTGGTGGTGGTCGTCGCCGGCGCGGTGCTGCTGGTCTCCCTGGACCGGATGGTGGTCCGGCCGCTGATCGGGCTCGCAGACCAGGTCCGCGAGGTCGCCAAGGGCGACTACCAGCACGGCATCGCCACCACCGGGCCGCCGGAGTTCGTCCAACTCGGCGCGGACGTGGACGCGATGCGCCAGAAGATCGCCTCCGACCTGGCCGAGGTGCGCGAGGCCCGCGAGCGCATCGAGTGGGTCAACAGCCAGCTGCAGAAGCAGGCCGAGGAGCTGACCCGGTCCAACCGTGACCTGGAGCAGTTCGCGTACGTGGCCTCGCACGACCTCCAGGAGCCGCTGCGCAAGGTCGCCAGCTTCTGCCAACTGCTCCAGCGCCGCTACGCGGGTCAGCTCGACGAGCGGGCCGACCAGTACATCGCCTTCGCGGTGGACGGCGCGCAGCGGATGCAGCGGCTGATCAACGACCTGCTCGCGTTCTCCCGGATCGGGCGGCTCACCAGCGGCTTCGTCGAGGTCGACCTGAACAAGGTGATGGGTGACGTGGCCGGACAGACCGAGGCCGCCCGGCAGTACGCCGACGCCGAGCTGACCTGGACCGAGCTGCCGGTGATCCGGGGCGAGGAGCCGCTGCTCACCAACCTGCTGGCCAACCTGGTCAGCAACTCGATCAAGTTCCGCCGTCCGGACGCGCCGCCGAAGGTGCACATCTCGGCCCGGCTGGTGGGCGCCGAGTGGGAGATCAGCTGCCAGGACAACGGCATCGGGATCGAGCCGGAGTTCGCCGACAAGATCTTCGTGATCTTCCAGCGGCTGCACTCGAAGGACGCGTACCCGGGCACCGGCATCGGGTTGGCCATCGTCAAGAAGATCGTCGAATATCACGGCGGCCGGGTCTGGGTGGACACCGACGTCCCGGAGGGCACGGCGATCCGGTTCACCCTGCCGGCGCTGCCCGAGGACGTCGAGGCGGCAGCCGCTGCCGCCGGCACGCCGGAACCGCCGCAGGCGGCGGCGGACGCGACCGGCGACGCCGTGCCCTCGAACGAGACGCCGGCGACCCCCGCCGAGCGGTCCGACGGGGCGGACCGGCCGGACCGGGCCGACGGATCCCCGGAAAGCGGTAGAACGGGTGACATGAGGGAGACGGTGGGATGACCGCGCCGGCGGACGGCAAGAGCCCGATCGAGGTCCTGCTCGTGGAGGACGATCCGGGTGACGTGTTGATGACCCAGGAGGCGTTCGAGGAGCACAAGCTGCGCAACCGGCTGACCGTCGTGTCCGACGGCGCCGAGGCGCTCGCCTACCTGCGGCAGGAGGGCCAGTACGCCGACGCGGTGACGCCCGACTTGATCCTGCTCGACCTCAACCTGCCCCGCCGGGACGGCCGGGAGGTGCTGGAAGAGATCAAGAAGGACAAGGAGCTGTGTCGGATCCCGGTAGTGGTGCTCACCACCTCGCAGGCCGACGAGGACATCCTGCGCAGTTACCAGCTGCACGCCAACGCCTACGTGACCAAGCCGGTGGACTTCGAGCGCTTCATTTCGGTGGTCCGGCAGATCGACGAGTTCTTCGTCAGCGTGGTCAAGCTGCCGCCGCGTGGCTGACGCCCTGCTCGACGACGTCGGTGACCTGCTCCGGGAGGCCGCCGACCAGATCGTGCTGCCGCTGTTCCGCAAGCTCGACGAGGCCGACGTGTCGGAGAAGGCGCCCGGCGAGATCGTCACAGTCGCGGACCGCCGTGCCGAGGAGCTGATCTCCGCGGGGCTGCGCCGGCTGCGGCCCGGCTCGATGGTGGTCGGCGAGGAGGGCGTCGCCGACGATCCGGGGCTGCTGCGGCACCTGCGCGACGGCGGGGACGTCTGGCTGGTCGACCCGGTCGACGGCACAGCCAACTTCGCCGCCGGTCGCCGGCCGTTCGCCCTGATGGTGGCGCTGCTGACCGACGGGCGGCCGGTCGCGGGCTGGATCCTCGACCCGCTGGCCGGGATCCTGGCCAGCGGCCGGGCCGACGACGGCACCCTGCTCAACGGCCGGCCGGTGGGCGACACTGGTGCCGGGCCGCGACTGGGCGAGCTGCGCGGCACCGCGATGACCCGGTTCCTGCCACCGGAGACCCGGGACCGGGTCCGTGCCGGCGGCCGGCGGCTCGGCGAGCTGCTGCCCGGCCAGCACTGCGCCGGCCGGGAGTACCTGGACATCCTCACCGGTGAGCAGCAGTTCGTCCTCTTCTGGCGCACCCTGCCGTGGGACCACGCCCCGGGCTCCCTGCTGGTCCGCGCGGCCGGCGGCGTCGCCCGCCGGTTCGACGGCGTCGACTACCACCCGGCCGACGAGGGCCATGGGCTGCTCGTCGCGGCCAACGAGCAGGTCTGGGCCGAGGTGCACGAAGCCCTGCTCGGCACCTGATCCGGGCGCTGCGCGACGGTGGTGGCACGCTGCGTCGACACCGGAGCCGCCGAGCCGTCACGGGGCTGGTCACCGGCGCGGGTTCCGGTATCGTGACCGGCGGTCTCCGCCAGCAGGCCGCCGTCCGGCGCCGGCGGGGACGCCGCCGCGCAGTGGTTCACCGGGGGCCGGCGGTCGACGGAAGGACGCTTTCGTGCCCAGGATCAGGCTCAGCCAGCGGCGCGGTCGCCGCGTGCTGCTCACTCTCGTCGCCGCCGTCGCGCTGGTGCTCGGCGGTGGCGCGGTGCCCGCGTACGCGGAGCCCGGCGAGGGCGGCAGCAAGAAGCTGCGGGACGCGCTGGAGCTGACCGCCAAGGGGCACATCGAGGCGAAGGCCAAGCTGGACAACTCCAAGCGTCGGCAGGCGGCGCTCACCGGCGAGCTGAAGAGTGTCGAGGGCCGGCTGGTCGAGCTCACCGCCCAGGTCGGCGAGGTGGCCGCGCAGTCGTACCGCGCGGGCCGGCTCACCCCGGTGTCGATGCTGCTCAACTCCGCCAACCCGGAGGCGTTCCTGCAACGCGCGGCCGACCTCGACCTGATGGCCCAGCGGGACGGCAAGCGGCTTCGCACCCTGACCGACGCGCGGCAGCAGGCGCAGCAGGCCAAGCTCGCCATCGACACGGAGGTCCGCGAGCAGCAGAAGCAGCTCGCTGTGATGGCGAAGAAGA
Above is a window of Micromonospora coriariae DNA encoding:
- a CDS encoding winged helix-turn-helix transcriptional regulator — encoded protein: MPERYHCPVELAVDVIGGKWRPVILAHLKEGVHRYGELRRRMPGVSEKMLTQRLRELESDGLVVRHDHETTPPHVDYRLTEEGLSLAPVLQALYDWGAARAARTGTAIDEPIRRVLPASGR
- a CDS encoding group II truncated hemoglobin is translated as MVIEYIRYRVPQDRLDGFEAAYERAAGALRAAPQCVDYELSRCLDDPACYVLRIAWTSVDEHLKGFRGGPVFGQFFAAIKPYVEDIEEMRHYAQTSVSGPGGAAPPSLYEWAGGTDAFMKLCDAFYRLARSDDLLAPMFASMDPDHARYIAVWLAEVFGGPTTYTVEHGGYPHMVGLHVGRAISEAQRRRWVNLMMDAADEVGLPDDPEFRAAFTSYLEWGSRLAVSNSQPDANPIQQAPVPRWGWGVAPPYQG
- a CDS encoding M28 family peptidase — its product is MGAPPTPAATGMPVRPGPGVPAADRALARPRRRLTAAAAALVALAAVGAGSLLDLRTPAPTPADAPADEFSATRAYEDVQVIAARSHVAGSPANDQVRAHIEQQLRGLGLETEVQDTVAPEAGQLSGAAGGATVARVRNVVARMPGTDPTGRVFLVAHYDSVQTGPGGNDDAAGTSAILEVARALAAGPRPRNDIVFVLTDAEEACLCGASAFAASHPLAADGGVVLNLEARGSTGPVIMFETSRNNAKMVDVFGRAAPHPVGTSFAVEIYRALPNDTDFTAFLDRRFVGLNSAYIDGGAIYHTPLDTPAAMDRSSLQQHGDNALGLAREFGRTDLTDLRSGHDATYFPVPGGLVRYPGWLTLPLALLAVLGVAALGWLTRRRGRASTGRLATGFGLALVPIVAAPLAAQLLWMAITAIRPGYAELLDPYRPIWYRLAVLALAAAILFTWYALLRRRIGPAALAFGGLAWLALLGVLLAVAVPGGAYLTTLPALAGALGGLLALRTRQTGPWPVVAVTAAAAVGVMILLPTVVLLFPALGMAMGGVAALVAVLLGLTALPVVDLLYPQAGGQRGMRALRARRLAMLPAGAAAVAAVVLAGVGLAVDRFDAAHPAPTHLMYAMDAGTGQARWLSHETDPQPWTDGYVDGVTDVGDDFPGLGDGELRTGPAQPANLPAPKLEVLADSGSGSGSGSGGERTLRLRLTPQREVRLATLHVDTSTATVLRAEVSGRSVPVEPRDGRWGFGLIFHAPPAEGIEVTLTLRPIAGQVALRAMDASDGLEGLPGFRPRPPAVGIVGSHSSEMLAVARTYPV
- a CDS encoding PP2C family protein-serine/threonine phosphatase, producing MAGSPVVPYPHGGLARHVNLPPGERLRVLLVEDDEGDAFLVGELLAETNSMIDLLVASSLSEARQRMIGVDCVLLDLGLPDAQGLDGLRQVLEMSSGAAVCVLTGRSDEHLGIVAVAEGAQDYLVKGQVDGVLLTRALRYAVERKRADVNARRLREVELRQAESARLERGLLPQPLMSTDQVAVHTFYRPGRHAALIGGDFFDVVQTRPDRLDLIVGDVCGHGVDEAALGVELRVAWRALVLAKVPDDEVLPALEQVLMSERRLQEIFATVATTRLDLDANRATVRLAGHPPPLLLANGRVAPVPAPGGLLLGVRPRRPIAYDLEFDTDDWSLLMYTDGLIEGRVGEGNERLDVPGLCGLLDEPADRDVSLPELPAWLVGRAEQINGGPLADDVAMLLVSRGGGR
- a CDS encoding sensor histidine kinase encodes the protein MTPVFGGWSLRRRVITLLTIVGVLLIGLAGAEAAMAARNRTQIDAILNETGPLRVQAQELLNAVLDQETAVRGYAVSGDQNDLGPYQAGLDQEKKVVAAMQALLDNYPQIGQELRTVEERAEQWRQSVAVPVISTTEQSGTSAGQALVTEQARQQFDEVRAAIDDLQQEILAAREQSAADVRNSSNLLVALLIIAALVVVVAGAVLLVSLDRMVVRPLIGLADQVREVAKGDYQHGIATTGPPEFVQLGADVDAMRQKIASDLAEVREARERIEWVNSQLQKQAEELTRSNRDLEQFAYVASHDLQEPLRKVASFCQLLQRRYAGQLDERADQYIAFAVDGAQRMQRLINDLLAFSRIGRLTSGFVEVDLNKVMGDVAGQTEAARQYADAELTWTELPVIRGEEPLLTNLLANLVSNSIKFRRPDAPPKVHISARLVGAEWEISCQDNGIGIEPEFADKIFVIFQRLHSKDAYPGTGIGLAIVKKIVEYHGGRVWVDTDVPEGTAIRFTLPALPEDVEAAAAAAGTPEPPQAAADATGDAVPSNETPATPAERSDGADRPDRADGSPESGRTGDMRETVG
- a CDS encoding response regulator; this translates as MTAPADGKSPIEVLLVEDDPGDVLMTQEAFEEHKLRNRLTVVSDGAEALAYLRQEGQYADAVTPDLILLDLNLPRRDGREVLEEIKKDKELCRIPVVVLTTSQADEDILRSYQLHANAYVTKPVDFERFISVVRQIDEFFVSVVKLPPRG
- a CDS encoding inositol monophosphatase family protein codes for the protein MADALLDDVGDLLREAADQIVLPLFRKLDEADVSEKAPGEIVTVADRRAEELISAGLRRLRPGSMVVGEEGVADDPGLLRHLRDGGDVWLVDPVDGTANFAAGRRPFALMVALLTDGRPVAGWILDPLAGILASGRADDGTLLNGRPVGDTGAGPRLGELRGTAMTRFLPPETRDRVRAGGRRLGELLPGQHCAGREYLDILTGEQQFVLFWRTLPWDHAPGSLLVRAAGGVARRFDGVDYHPADEGHGLLVAANEQVWAEVHEALLGT
- a CDS encoding coiled-coil domain-containing protein, with the translated sequence MPRIRLSQRRGRRVLLTLVAAVALVLGGGAVPAYAEPGEGGSKKLRDALELTAKGHIEAKAKLDNSKRRQAALTGELKSVEGRLVELTAQVGEVAAQSYRAGRLTPVSMLLNSANPEAFLQRAADLDLMAQRDGKRLRTLTDARQQAQQAKLAIDTEVREQQKQLAVMAKKKKEAEAALAEVSSGSSNGFSGGSSTSAKPAPRNSDGSWPSESCSVNDPTTSGCITPRTLNALKQTQAAGYKRHVSCHRSGGGGEHPKGRACDFAAATNGFEDRNATGGDKAYGDSLAAWHVRNADRLGVLYVIWYRQIWHPGTGWRSYSGSGSPAASHTNHVHLSMY